In a genomic window of Arachnia rubra:
- a CDS encoding McrC family protein: MERLTFTENQTEAAAVRLSAIEAAGLNATQLVQVTPLPDRRWEMRPCLNKVGAIRSNDCDIVVRPKAPFSSLLFMLAYAQDQGFRPAEFGGTASDEVWPALGETLIRLGERALERGVLRGYVTKDDSLPVVRGRIRISDQLTRRHGIPIPLEVRFSALSMDIPENQILRAALRHMASVERLPSDMVRGLRHLEGRLAGAALLVPGALRPTWTPNRLNERYIPALRLAGLILDLIGLTTTQGNHPMASFVVNMADVFEDFVGAALGGALMLISPGVTRKQYPTYLTYDHRFPVRPDLVHIARGRVQAVYDVKYKLEEKTADLYQMHAYCTILGADIGHLIYAGSRFGSDGSDALIRNSGVTVRTHPLDVAVPPVGLLDQIHKIALSSLPSG, encoded by the coding sequence ATGGAGCGGCTGACGTTCACGGAGAATCAGACGGAAGCAGCGGCCGTCCGGCTGTCTGCCATCGAGGCCGCAGGCCTCAATGCCACTCAGCTGGTGCAGGTTACGCCTTTACCGGACAGGCGGTGGGAGATGCGGCCCTGCCTCAATAAGGTCGGCGCAATCCGGTCCAATGACTGTGACATCGTGGTCAGACCCAAGGCGCCATTTTCCTCGCTCCTGTTCATGCTCGCCTATGCGCAGGATCAGGGATTCCGGCCCGCCGAATTTGGCGGGACTGCCAGCGACGAGGTGTGGCCTGCCCTTGGCGAGACCTTGATTCGGCTCGGCGAAAGGGCCCTTGAACGAGGAGTGCTCCGCGGTTACGTGACGAAGGACGACAGCCTTCCCGTCGTGCGAGGCAGGATCAGGATTTCCGATCAACTCACCCGGCGTCACGGGATCCCAATTCCGCTGGAGGTCCGATTCTCTGCTCTCTCCATGGATATACCGGAGAATCAGATACTGAGAGCGGCGCTCAGACATATGGCTTCTGTCGAGCGGCTGCCTTCCGATATGGTCCGCGGTCTACGTCATCTTGAGGGACGACTTGCGGGTGCTGCACTGCTTGTACCTGGGGCGCTGAGGCCGACCTGGACTCCGAACCGCCTCAATGAACGCTATATCCCTGCTCTGCGGCTAGCTGGATTAATCCTGGATTTGATTGGATTGACAACCACGCAAGGTAATCATCCCATGGCCTCCTTCGTTGTCAACATGGCTGATGTATTCGAAGATTTCGTTGGCGCTGCTTTGGGTGGGGCCTTGATGCTTATAAGTCCTGGCGTAACCCGCAAACAGTACCCGACATATTTGACGTACGATCATCGCTTCCCCGTGCGCCCTGATCTGGTTCATATTGCCCGAGGTCGGGTGCAGGCAGTTTATGACGTGAAATACAAGCTTGAAGAGAAGACCGCAGACCTTTATCAGATGCATGCCTACTGCACCATTCTCGGGGCCGATATAGGGCATCTGATCTATGCTGGCTCTCGGTTTGGCTCCGACGGTTCCGATGCACTGATCCGTAACTCCGGGGTTACAGTCCGCACTCATCCCCTTGACGTTGCCGTTCCTCCTGTCGGGCTGCTCGACCAGATCCACAAGATCGCGCTGTCGAGCTTGCCGAGCGGGTAG
- a CDS encoding SWIM zinc finger family protein encodes MRSFSHGSTLTDDGLTLDLAPALTPSGLVEHPSFFHGFAAHPVVVTRSLLVLADIAATRYFRPVPVDLRDPILTANGDRLRAECFSACNGVLARLDLLEAGLDGGQIGHGTTNVDIGPAMRQALTRVPRGGLLHLDVGADRLRASTPAEKVEERRVQMPDRWVRALGNAAELTQPLVEQFSVGAAAARRFVQTRPRAGAARADEVWLSAARGQLMAKPHRTPGAVRLTGTHRLAAVSRLLVDLQGLTVYAADDGVTALEFALPGARLTLVLTAEPFRGFSGEGSLLTALAAPNVAEDVDLVSALLAFDPRIDEVRLAREADLSEARVRAALAVLGASGRVGWDNHERAWFHREVPHDPSRVERDNPRLVAAQRLADSGALTRDGDRWLVASGETRYRVQDGSCTCAWYLRHAGSRGPCKHVLAAQLAEKAEKTGKANA; translated from the coding sequence ATGCGTTCGTTCTCACATGGATCGACTCTCACCGACGACGGCCTGACGCTGGATCTCGCTCCGGCGCTCACCCCGTCGGGCCTCGTCGAGCATCCTAGTTTCTTCCACGGTTTCGCCGCGCACCCGGTCGTGGTGACGCGGTCGCTGCTGGTGCTGGCCGACATCGCCGCCACCCGGTACTTCCGGCCCGTCCCCGTGGATTTGCGCGACCCCATCCTGACGGCCAACGGCGACCGGCTACGCGCCGAGTGCTTCTCCGCTTGCAACGGGGTGCTGGCCCGCCTCGACCTCCTGGAGGCCGGCCTCGACGGTGGCCAGATCGGGCACGGTACCACCAATGTCGATATCGGCCCGGCGATGCGGCAGGCCCTCACCCGGGTGCCGCGCGGCGGGCTGCTGCACCTCGACGTCGGGGCTGACCGGCTGCGCGCCTCCACCCCAGCCGAGAAGGTGGAGGAGCGTCGCGTCCAGATGCCCGACCGCTGGGTCCGGGCCCTCGGCAACGCCGCCGAGTTGACGCAGCCCCTGGTCGAGCAGTTCAGCGTCGGGGCCGCGGCTGCCCGGCGTTTTGTGCAGACCCGGCCCCGGGCTGGCGCCGCGCGGGCGGATGAGGTGTGGCTGAGCGCTGCGCGAGGTCAGCTGATGGCCAAGCCCCACCGCACCCCAGGGGCGGTACGGCTGACCGGCACCCATCGCCTGGCCGCCGTCTCCCGGCTGCTCGTCGACCTTCAAGGCCTCACCGTCTATGCCGCTGACGACGGCGTCACCGCATTGGAGTTCGCGCTGCCCGGGGCTCGCCTCACGCTGGTGCTCACCGCCGAGCCTTTCCGCGGCTTCTCCGGTGAGGGGTCGCTTCTGACGGCGCTGGCCGCCCCCAACGTCGCTGAGGATGTCGACCTCGTCTCGGCGCTGCTGGCCTTCGACCCGCGTATCGACGAGGTCCGGCTGGCCCGGGAGGCTGACCTGTCCGAGGCGCGGGTGCGGGCTGCGCTGGCGGTGCTCGGCGCGTCGGGGCGGGTCGGCTGGGACAACCACGAGCGGGCCTGGTTCCACCGCGAAGTGCCCCACGACCCGAGCCGGGTCGAGCGCGACAACCCCCGTCTGGTCGCGGCGCAGCGGCTCGCTGATTCCGGGGCGCTCACCCGGGACGGTGACCGCTGGCTCGTGGCCAGCGGCGAGACCCGGTACCGCGTCCAGGACGGGAGCTGCACCTGCGCCTGGTACCTGCGGCACGCTGGCTCCCGCGGGCCCTGCAAACATGTGCTGGCGGCACAGCTCGCGGAGAAGGCAGAAAAGACAGGAAAGGCAAACGCATGA
- a CDS encoding McrB family protein yields the protein MWETLNLQLTDQPREVILLAAEIVFLRDLPNRSITATKKLEDVTRILSCLRTPVSLPDEMRRSLGVEKGSFAGGVGYNQRLWKQIPWFARFVGRWAALSEGRKDAARRDPWEFHKIVMDDRNDVSNIRNALLFLVFPKVFEPISSMGHKCEIRNALAGVIDGATGDDQEAIDRDLLAIRLELFREMKQPIEWYRDPLRARWQHPKAVKTEQRAWLTRTGPDGQATINEWLGQGYVSLAAAHIKALEAGATKEQIHAQVESGYEHVEYAQRRALVEDYHAFLSLMHEGDAIIARRDDRAWVGRIAGEPYFTDEAPRLRRRVSWNRIEVPIEALPPETASLSGSPRLIVDLARVGNTIEALFDGDTPIELTSEVTLPRATDELAAEVHISTAWLDEYIDLLESRRQLIVYGPPGTGKTFIARKVARHVAGENVRIVQFHPSYSYEDFFEGLRPVVMEGSITYAVMPGPLSLLAEAAQQDPDHPYVLIIDEINRADIAKVFGELYYLLEYRGDKINLQYSPEKEFLLPKNLYFIGTMNTADRSIALVDAAIRRRFPFIEMHPSEEPVSGVLASYLQSLGHGSERADLLVELNNQLDGRLRDFQIGPSYLMRDEAATDEGLRRIWRHDILPLLEEQLFAMHDHEQIHANFSLEAIRGALLRRRQAHLSEGDDRG from the coding sequence GTGTGGGAGACGCTGAATCTTCAACTCACCGACCAGCCCCGCGAGGTGATATTGCTGGCCGCGGAGATCGTGTTCCTGCGAGATCTGCCGAATCGGAGCATAACGGCCACGAAGAAACTCGAAGATGTGACACGCATTCTGTCGTGTCTACGAACCCCCGTCAGTCTACCGGATGAGATGAGACGTAGCCTGGGCGTTGAGAAGGGCTCATTTGCGGGTGGCGTGGGCTACAACCAGCGGCTGTGGAAACAGATTCCCTGGTTTGCCCGATTTGTTGGCCGCTGGGCCGCGCTTTCCGAAGGTCGCAAGGACGCAGCGCGCCGCGATCCTTGGGAATTTCACAAAATTGTGATGGATGATCGCAACGACGTTTCAAATATTCGCAACGCCCTGCTTTTCCTCGTATTCCCAAAGGTGTTTGAGCCCATCAGCAGCATGGGGCATAAATGCGAGATCCGGAATGCTCTGGCAGGCGTCATTGACGGCGCAACCGGCGATGATCAGGAGGCTATCGACCGAGACCTGCTGGCCATTCGATTGGAGCTGTTCAGAGAGATGAAGCAGCCGATCGAGTGGTATCGCGATCCTCTTCGAGCCCGCTGGCAGCACCCCAAGGCTGTGAAAACCGAACAACGCGCTTGGCTGACACGCACCGGCCCAGACGGGCAGGCGACCATCAACGAGTGGCTTGGACAGGGCTATGTTTCCCTGGCCGCCGCGCATATCAAGGCCTTGGAGGCGGGGGCCACCAAAGAACAGATACATGCCCAAGTCGAATCGGGCTATGAGCACGTCGAATATGCGCAGCGCCGAGCCCTGGTCGAGGACTACCACGCCTTCCTGTCCCTGATGCACGAAGGCGACGCCATCATCGCCAGGCGTGACGATCGTGCCTGGGTGGGGCGCATCGCAGGCGAACCTTACTTCACAGATGAGGCGCCAAGGCTGCGTCGTCGAGTCTCCTGGAACAGGATCGAGGTGCCTATCGAGGCATTGCCCCCAGAAACAGCGAGTCTGTCCGGCAGTCCCAGGTTGATCGTCGACCTGGCGCGTGTGGGGAACACCATCGAGGCACTGTTCGACGGGGATACCCCCATTGAGTTGACTTCCGAGGTCACTCTGCCGCGCGCTACCGATGAATTGGCTGCCGAAGTCCACATATCCACAGCATGGCTGGATGAGTACATCGACCTGCTGGAGTCCCGCAGACAGCTCATCGTCTACGGCCCTCCTGGCACCGGCAAGACCTTTATTGCTCGTAAAGTTGCCCGTCACGTCGCAGGTGAGAACGTGCGGATTGTCCAATTTCATCCGTCCTATTCCTATGAGGACTTCTTTGAGGGCCTACGTCCGGTGGTCATGGAAGGCAGTATCACCTATGCCGTTATGCCAGGTCCTCTCAGCTTGCTGGCTGAAGCTGCTCAGCAGGATCCCGACCATCCCTATGTGCTGATCATCGATGAGATCAATCGAGCCGATATCGCCAAGGTTTTCGGCGAGCTCTACTACCTGCTGGAATATCGAGGCGACAAGATCAATCTCCAGTACTCACCGGAGAAGGAATTCCTCCTTCCGAAGAATCTTTATTTTATCGGTACCATGAACACAGCCGACCGCTCCATTGCCCTGGTTGATGCTGCCATTCGGCGGCGTTTCCCTTTCATCGAGATGCATCCATCTGAAGAACCGGTCTCAGGAGTGCTAGCCTCCTATCTCCAGAGTCTCGGACACGGTTCCGAGCGGGCTGACCTTCTAGTCGAGCTCAATAATCAGTTGGACGGCAGGTTGCGTGATTTTCAGATCGGTCCGTCATATCTGATGCGTGATGAGGCAGCTACTGATGAGGGGCTCAGGCGTATCTGGCGTCACGACATCCTGCCGCTGTTGGAGGAACAGCTCTTCGCGATGCACGACCATGAGCAGATTCACGCCAACTTCAGCCTGGAGGCTATCCGTGGGGCGCTGCTTAGACGGCGACAAGCTCACCTCTCGGAGGGTGATGACCGAGGCTGA